One genomic region from Bufo bufo chromosome 3, aBufBuf1.1, whole genome shotgun sequence encodes:
- the LOC120994423 gene encoding zinc finger protein 3-like — protein MLLSINDPPRMDEDRDLMAARILDLSLEIIYLITGEDYTVVKKSSGECVTPHVSGEWSRTPGAITEPPPHSLIHEQKILELTTRITELLTGEVPIRCQDVTVYFSMEEWEYLEGHKDLYKDVMKKDHQPLTSPDGTSRRNPLERCPSPLYSQDWSEEKPIIPLDHPFPHVPNMGPLQGSYDGTISGPEDPTSESVDDVPNILKGRGENNFTPVPYSEVLELPAEGEDRMRGSDSNHLLSSSSIVEDNPSSIGKTRTIHRLGKLLACSECGQRFKKKCNLSIHERIHKGERPFTCSECGKGFCRKSVLVRHQSSHTGEKPFSCSECGRCFNQKPELVRHKRTHTGEKPFPCPECGKCFSRNSILVKHLRTHTGEKPHSCSECGKSFNQKSDLEKHQRVHTGEKPYLCSECGKCFNQKSDLVKHQRIHTGVKPYPCSECGKCFSYKSDLGIHLRIHTGEKPYSCPECGKCFNHKSQLVVHLKNHTGEKPNSCTICGKRFPKVSQLEEHQRNHTINYFQVQNMDSVLVTNQIFWNI, from the exons ATGCTGCTTTCCATCAATGACCCCCCGAGGATGGACGAGGACAGAGACCTCATGGCTGCGAGGATATTAGACCTCAGCCTGGAGATCATCTActtgataactggagag gattacacagtagtgaagaagtcgtctggtgagtgtgtgacaccccaTGTGTCAGGAGAATGGAGCAGGACCCCGGGAGccatcaccgagcctccacctcattcactgatacatgagcagaagatcctagaacttaccaccaggatcactgagctgctgaccggagag gttcctataaggtgtcaggatgtcactgtctatttctccatggaggagtgggagtatttagaaggacacaaggatctgtacaaggacgttaTGAAGAAGGATCACCagcccctcacatcaccag ATGGAACCAGTAGGAGAAATCCActagagagatgtcccagtcctctataTTCCCAGGATTGGTCAGAGGAAAAGCCTATTATCCCACTGGATCATCCG TTTCCACATGTCCCTAATATGGGACCCTTGCAGGGAAGCTATGATGGAACGATTAGTGGACCTGAAGACCCCACATCAGAGTCAGTGGATG ATGTTCCAAACATTCTGAAGGGGCGTGGAGAAAATAACTTCACCCCAGTACCCTACAGTGAAGTCCTTGAACTTCCAGCAGAGG GTGAAGACAGAATGAGAGGCTCCGACTCAAATCACCTTTTATCTTCCTCTTCTATTGTAGAAGATAATCCATCTTCTATTGGCAAAACTAGAACTATACATAGATTGGGTAAACTTTtggcatgttctgaatgtgggcaGCGATTTAAAAAGAAATGTAATCTTTccatacatgagagaattcacaaagGTGAAAGGCCAtttacatgttcagaatgtggaaaaggtTTTTGTCGGAAATCAGTACTTGTGAGACATCAGagtagtcacacaggagagaagccattttcatgttcagaatgtgggagatGTTTTAACCAGAAACCAGAACTCGTGAGACataagagaactcacacaggagagaaacctttTCCATGCCCTGAATGCGGGAAGTGCTTCAGTCGGAATTCAATTCTTGTAAAACATCTGAGAACtcatacaggagagaaaccacattcatgttcagaatgcgggaaatcttttaaccagaaatcagatcttgAAAAACATCAAagagttcacacaggggagaagccatatttatgttcagagtgtgggaaatgttttaaccagaaatcagatcttgtgaaacatcaaagaattcacacaggagtgaagccatatccatgttcagaatgtgggaaatgttttagctaTAAATCAGATCTTGGGATTCatctaagaattcacacaggagagaagccatattcatgtccagaatgtgggaaatgttttaaccataaATCACAACTAGTGGTACATTTaaaaaatcacacaggagagaagccaaacTCATGTACAATATGTGGGAAACGTTTTCCCAAGGTATCTCAACTTGAGGAACATCAAAGAAATCACACAATAAACTATTTTCAGGTGCAGAATATGGATTCTGTTTTAGTCACAAATCAAATCTTTTGGAACATCTAA